TATGCATAGCCACATATTTGAGATATATAGAGAGCCTCCAAAGCGTATCAGATATCCCCTCAAGCCTCTCTATAATCTCCATCATAGGCACCATCGTATCGGGTGATTTAGAGAGGTTCTTAACTATATATGGTATTGTGTTTCTATATATCTCATCAGCCTGCTCCTCCAACCTCTCGATCTCTATAGCATCTTTGGGGGCTGTCTGTGGATTTGAGTTAAGGCTTACAAGTAGATCCTCTAGCTTCCTAGTCTGTCCTTCAACCATTGATATGAGATCCTCTATAGACTTTGATATATCGCTTGGCACCGATGATCCTGTGTTGAGTATATCTAGATATAATGATATATCTGCCGCACTCTCACCAACAGAGATCATACCTGTGATGACCTCAGCATATATATCTTTAAATTGAAGGCCCAACCCAGTCCTCACAAGATATTCCAGGGTTTTAAACCCCTCTACCTGGAGATCCTCTTTAAGCTTCCTTATCTTCTCCATCCTACCCCTTGCACCATGTATATTACCAACCAGGATCTCTTGGAACATTGTTTTTAGCTCTGACACCTCGTTCCATAGGATCCTAGAGTCGCTCCTCATCTTCTCAAGGAGATTCATCTCGGCTATGCTAAGTCTACTCATATCATAGGGGTTAACATATTCCTCTGCCAATCGCTACACCCGGCTTCCGATATATTTATGTTCGAGAGTAAATAAGTAATCCGCAGATCAATGATGTATAGAGGTTTATGTTAATAGCTTCTAAGCGATATACTATCTAGGGGTGCCATGCTACTCAGATTCGATAATATAGTTATATTATCAGCTGTTAGAACACCTATAGGGAAGTTCGGCAAAAGCCTAAGAGATCTCAGAGCCCCAGAGCTAGGCTCAATAGCTATTAGAGAGGCTATAGCTAGATCAGGTGTTGAGGTTGAGGACATAGGATTAGTTGTTATGGGAAACGTTATAAGGGCTGGGGGTGGGATGCTAACTGCGAAGCAGGCCTCTATATTAGCTGGTATACCCGCTACCACGGAGTGTCTGAATGTAGATATGGTATGCTCATCTGGAATGGCATCTATAGCTACAGCTGCCCTATATCTAGAGAAAGGGGTTGTAAACATCGCAGTCGCAGGTGGTATGGAGAGCATGAGCAGCTCTCCATATCTAATCCCCCAGAGCCTTAGATGGGGGGTTCCCCATCTAACCAATAGATCTCTTAGTATCTATGATTCCATGTTGGTTGATGGGTTAACAGATCCGTTCACAGGTTATCATATGGGGAAGATAGCGGATCTATATGCTAGGAGGATAGGTGCTCCAAGGGAGGATCTTGATTTAATAGCGCTTGAAAGCCATATGAGAGCCTCTAAAGCGAGAGACTCGGGGTTCTTCAAAGACGAGATAACACCGATCAAGCTGAGCAAGAATGGGAATACATATTATTTAGAGCATGATGAGGGGATAAGAGACGATCTTACGCTGGAGAAGCTAAGGAGTATGAAACCTGTTTTCACACCAGAAGGCCCCCATACAGCGGGCAACTCATCCCAGCTAAGCGATGGGGCTGCAGCTATAATCCTTGCTAGGGAGGACTATGCTAGGGAGAGGGGGTATAAACCAATAGCTAGGCTTAAAATGTACTCAGGCGTAGACACTGAGTCAAGCGAGTTCCCCTGGGCACCTGTACCGGCTGTGAGGGAGATTCTGAGGGCTGCGGAGCTAGAGCCAGGGGAGATAGATCTTTATGAGAATAATGAGGCATTCGCTGTATCAACATATATATTTGTTAAAGAGCTTGGCATACCCATGAGCAGGTTAAATATACATGGAGGCGCAATAGCTCTTGGACACCCACTAGGCGCTACAGGCACTAGGCTAGTTGTAACCCTTATAAATGCCCTTAGACGTAGAGGGGGGAGAAGGGGTATAGCGTCTATGTGCCACGGGCTTGGAGGAGCCACAGCTCTCTATATAGAGCTTATATAGCGTTCTAGCCAGCCTGTGGCCTAGCCTCTGAACCTGAACCCCTTGTCCTACACCTCTGTTTCTCGAGACTATATATCGTGGGGGATATCCAGAGTATCCAGGCGGGCACGGCTTTTATAAATTCATAGGCCTCCTCCCAGCTCTCCAACCCAAGATCCTGTGCTAGCTTCTCAAGGCTATACTCCATCTTCACATAGTTATTCAAGATCCTCACTACATCCTCATTGATCTCTATCTTCTTCCCCCTCACCTCAACATAGATCGGATCGCATAGCTGTGACAAACACCCACCCACCCTTTTTATAGATAAAAAGCCTATAAGGAAGAGCGTTCCCTATCTATCGTGCTCTTAAGCATCGTTACGCCATCCACAGACCCTCTACAATAGTAGCTCCCCCATGGTTATCTTTCGCTGCTGTTTACTGTCGATATCAATCCTGCTTAGTCCTCTCAGGACTATTAGATGGCAAATGCCACGTGCCTATCCAATACTCCTATCCATAGCACAACACCTATAAGCTCTTCTCTTACGAACAATTATTGAGGATGCTACTATGATCTCTATGAGCAGCTGTGAAGAGGAGAACGCACTCATAAGGCTCTGTATTTGCTCGAGGGAGATAGGCTCCCGAAAGGCAGTAGAAAGGCAAGACAGGGATGATGAGGCGAAGAGCTAAAAGCCCAGTGAAACCAGAATCCCTAGAGGTTCACATACCAAAGGTTAGAAGCCTTGCCTTTTAAGGCGGGGAGTAAAAAGCTTTTAAATATTGTGGTGCTTATTTGGTTGGAGTTGGTGCGTGGCGAGCCTAGCAGGCTAGGAGCCACGCACTGCCCGCAGCTGACGGCGGGCCCTGAGCCAAAGCGATGATGCAGCCCCTGTGAGGGGCTCCAGAGAGATGATGGTAGCCCCAGTGGGGGAAGAACTCCCCGTCAATCAAAGGCGGGGAGCCGTCAGACCCTACAGTTCTTAGGGGTCTACCTTCACTAATAAGCTTATCAGCTTTAGAACTTAAGGTTATAGCGCTAAAGAGTATTTAGAAGAGGCTGCTTAAAATATAAATGCTTTGGAAATGGTCATTAGTCCAAAAGAACTATAGATCATGATCCCGCCTTATCTATGTCTCTCTATTTATTTTTATCCCTCCATAGAACATACTATTGTGGAGAGAGATGTCCTCAATACTCGAGACATGGAGAAAGATCCTCGAGCTTGCTAGGAGACCTGATGATGAGGAGTACAGGCTATTCCTAAGAATAATATTCCTAGGCCTCTTCCTCGTAGGTGCGATATCCTTCACAATAAGATCTATAGCTATATTCCTCCTAAGCGGTGGCACATAATGGGCTCCGAGGAATCTATCGAGCCTCAGAAAGGATCTGGTGGGAGGGAGGGGATAACACAGCTATTCGCGGTAAGAACCACTGGAGGTCAGGAAACCAATGTAGCCCTTATGATAGAGATGTTTGTAGAATCATCTAACCAAGGCGGTAAAAAAATAGATGTGAGAGCCATAGTTGTTCCTCCAGGGATAAAGGGCTATGTGATCCTAGAGGTGCCAAGCCTACACATGGTATACCAGGCTGTGAAAGATATAAAGCATGTTAAAGGCAAGGCAGCGGGGGCCGTTAGCTTCAAGGATCTCGAGAAGATGCTCAAACCAGTCCCAGTGATAGAGGAGCTTAAGGAGAAGATGGTGGTTGAAATAGTAGCAGGGCCCTTCAAAGGTCTTAGAGGCACTATACAGAGTATCGATAAAAATAGGATGGAGGTATCAGTGGCTATAGTGGAGTCTCAGTTCCCAATGAATATAACAGTCCCCGCGGACTTTGTCAAGCCTGTGAAACAACAATAGCTTATCCTAAGCATCTGATCTCTACATATGCTGGTTGATCCACTCTGCTATTAGGATCAAGATAGACTAGATTCTGGTTCAGATAATGCTATTACCAGAAGCGTTGAGCTGGGGGTTAACGCTGATAATTATTGGGAGAGCTCTTCTTCAACATTTTAACAATTGATCTTCTATGTGTTAATAGAGCGCAATGCTTATAAGCATGAAAACCCTACTATCGTTGCGAGGAATCGGGGATGTGTATTCACTAGATCAGAGGATGTGTGGAGAGAAAACAGCTTAAAAATACAATGTAGTATAAACAGTATAAGTATAGCTCATGTGATCATATTTAGAGTATATATAAGAGGATCAGAGGTGATCGATTATTGCATGCCTCGTTAAGCTTGCAATACCCAAGGGATCTCTTGAGAAACACGTTTATGAATTCCTTGAAAGGGCTGGCTATACCCTCATAGGTAGGGAGAGGAGTTATAGACCATTAATAAATGATCCCGATATATGTGTTAAGATCCTCAGGCCCCAGGAGATACCTATATATGTCTATGAGGGGCTCCATGATATAGGTATAACGGGTCTTGACTGGGTTCTAGAGCAGGGTTTAGGCGATAAGCTACCCATACTACTTGAACTCGGAATTGGCAGGGTTAAGCTTGTTCTTGCAACCCCTAAGGGGTCTGGGTATAGAGATGCTGAGGATCTCATCAAGAGGTTTGCCGATGAAGATAGGATCCTTAGGATCTCTACTGAGTATCTCAATACATCAGCTCGATATATATCGAGTAGGAGGAGCTATAGAGAGAGGTATGGCTCAACATACCCCCTAATTATAACCCCATGGGGGAGGTGGGGTGAGAATAGAATGGTTCAGATAATCCTATCATTCGGAGCAACAGAGGCTAAGCCTCCTGAGGAGGCTGATGCTATAATAGATGTGTCCGAGACAGGCACTACACTTGAGAGTAACGGGTTAGAGGCGATAGATGTTGTGCTAGAGTCACAGGCGGTCCTCATAGCAAACCCATCTTCGCTCAAGGATAGAGCTAAGGCTGAGAAGATCTCAGATATAGTTGCTATATTCAGAGGCGTGATAGACGCTAGATCTAGATATCATATCTTCATAAATGTGAGGAGGAGCAATTTAGAAGAGCTCCTAAAGATCCTCCCAGCCCTTAAGAGCCCCACAATAAGCCCCCTAGCAGATCCCGAGTGGGTAGCTATAAACACTGTTATCGGTAAAGAAGATCTTATAAAGATCATGCCGGTGCTCAGGAGACTCGCACAGGGCCTAGTCGTTTATGAGCCCAAGCTAGTCATACCACTCGAGGATCTTGGGAGGGGCTAGCTGTGCCAAGGATCTATAGGGTATATAGTGATCTAGATATAGAGGATGTATTGAGGATAATCAGATCCTCTATCGATTTAGAAGGGGCAATCGATGCTGTGAAGCCAATTATAGAGGATGTTAGGAGGAGAGGTGATGACGCTGTGATCGAATATGCTAGGAGGCTCGATGGAGCTGATCTAAAACCGGAGGAGATCTACATAGATAGATCCAGGCTCTCGGATATAGCATCAAAAGCAGATCTAGGGCTCGTGGAATCCCTTGAAAAACTCTCTAAGAGGATTGAGAATGCCGAGCGCCCCCTACTATCCATAATATCGAGCATATGGAGGATCGAGGTTAGAGAGGGGCTCTATATAGAGGTTTTCTTCAAACCAATCGAGAGGGTTGCATGCTATATACCAGGAGGGTTTACACCGTATGTGTCAACAGCCCTTATGTGCGGTGTAACAGCGAGAATAGCAGGTGTTAAGAGGCTTGTAGCACTGCTACCCCCTAAAGCCCTAACCCCCGGTATGGCTGCATCTCTCCTGATAGCTGGGTTCGATGGTGTGTATAGAGTTGGAGGGCCATATGGTGTGGCTGCTGTTGCATATGGAACCAAGAGGATCGAGAGGGTGGATAAGATCGTGGGGCCAGGTGGGATCTATGTTACCGCCGCCAAAGCATTGGTATCGAGGGTTGTTGGTATTG
This window of the Sulfolobales archaeon genome carries:
- a CDS encoding DUF47 family protein; translation: MAEEYVNPYDMSRLSIAEMNLLEKMRSDSRILWNEVSELKTMFQEILVGNIHGARGRMEKIRKLKEDLQVEGFKTLEYLVRTGLGLQFKDIYAEVITGMISVGESAADISLYLDILNTGSSVPSDISKSIEDLISMVEGQTRKLEDLLVSLNSNPQTAPKDAIEIERLEEQADEIYRNTIPYIVKNLSKSPDTMVPMMEIIERLEGISDTLWRLSIYLKYVAMHRV
- a CDS encoding thiolase family protein codes for the protein MLLRFDNIVILSAVRTPIGKFGKSLRDLRAPELGSIAIREAIARSGVEVEDIGLVVMGNVIRAGGGMLTAKQASILAGIPATTECLNVDMVCSSGMASIATAALYLEKGVVNIAVAGGMESMSSSPYLIPQSLRWGVPHLTNRSLSIYDSMLVDGLTDPFTGYHMGKIADLYARRIGAPREDLDLIALESHMRASKARDSGFFKDEITPIKLSKNGNTYYLEHDEGIRDDLTLEKLRSMKPVFTPEGPHTAGNSSQLSDGAAAIILAREDYARERGYKPIARLKMYSGVDTESSEFPWAPVPAVREILRAAELEPGEIDLYENNEAFAVSTYIFVKELGIPMSRLNIHGGAIALGHPLGATGTRLVVTLINALRRRGGRRGIASMCHGLGGATALYIELI
- a CDS encoding transcription elongation factor Spt5: MGSEESIEPQKGSGGREGITQLFAVRTTGGQETNVALMIEMFVESSNQGGKKIDVRAIVVPPGIKGYVILEVPSLHMVYQAVKDIKHVKGKAAGAVSFKDLEKMLKPVPVIEELKEKMVVEIVAGPFKGLRGTIQSIDKNRMEVSVAIVESQFPMNITVPADFVKPVKQQ
- the hisG gene encoding ATP phosphoribosyltransferase yields the protein MPKGSLEKHVYEFLERAGYTLIGRERSYRPLINDPDICVKILRPQEIPIYVYEGLHDIGITGLDWVLEQGLGDKLPILLELGIGRVKLVLATPKGSGYRDAEDLIKRFADEDRILRISTEYLNTSARYISSRRSYRERYGSTYPLIITPWGRWGENRMVQIILSFGATEAKPPEEADAIIDVSETGTTLESNGLEAIDVVLESQAVLIANPSSLKDRAKAEKISDIVAIFRGVIDARSRYHIFINVRRSNLEELLKILPALKSPTISPLADPEWVAINTVIGKEDLIKIMPVLRRLAQGLVVYEPKLVIPLEDLGRG
- the hisD gene encoding histidinol dehydrogenase; amino-acid sequence: MPRIYRVYSDLDIEDVLRIIRSSIDLEGAIDAVKPIIEDVRRRGDDAVIEYARRLDGADLKPEEIYIDRSRLSDIASKADLGLVESLEKLSKRIENAERPLLSIISSIWRIEVREGLYIEVFFKPIERVACYIPGGFTPYVSTALMCGVTARIAGVKRLVALLPPKALTPGMAASLLIAGFDGVYRVGGPYGVAAVAYGTKRIERVDKIVGPGGIYVTAAKALVSRVVGIDMLAGPTELIIYIDRRGYEEEILLHLAAQAEHGDSVLLAVVTPDSEIANNLARITSERASNTGSKAFERVSRLLNIVIVDSVERAAKFIDTLSAEHVEICSNLEGLRDMLNSYGVLIDGCVSSAINDYYSGVNHILPTMSWARVRGGLSILDFVALRRRVIYRGSRDGLRDIASEVMPIAMEEGFQLHLDSIYRGVRG